In a genomic window of Carassius gibelio isolate Cgi1373 ecotype wild population from Czech Republic chromosome A3, carGib1.2-hapl.c, whole genome shotgun sequence:
- the LOC127956145 gene encoding GTPase IMAP family member 8, which yields MALGADYTRMLSTARVKEKLGLSIPDFSLPSMRIVLLGKNVSDNSRVGNFILGTDAFKSEAPDEKMLHQSSQRVGGKLKKSHVTVIINSQVFQPNISDHQITQTVRECVNLFDPGPHAFILILKHKDFTEEDLRRVRCVLKEFSEEAIKHTIVLTTDEETHGGQQASVKVNEFIQQLTEECGGGHLQFKDKKTIRSQIFKRVKNALKIKYHPETMEETPKIASSVDAEDSGSMDSDLSEDENIDESHKEKKEERRTRGLPKFPNPFSRRERSPSTDIRPDMSKLNLVVCGRDETLKSSISDLILQQTVRRSECVRREVKIHGRLISLLELPALTRLSEEEVMRQTLSCLSLCHPGVHAFLLIVPVGPLINEDKAEIEKIQKIFGSKEHFVLLFATSLSVEGLAEAFVKFNTESQRLISLYGGQYKVMGLKEPENSRQIPELLDYIENMKNEPYSPQMYVKTQENKVRHELEEQHKKELEEMENEIKELKQKIQTGAGDEQDEDCRRIVLIGRTGSGKSATGNTILGREEFESDLISDSVTTVCQKGVGEVNGRSVAVIDTPGIFDTTLPDEQVAEEIVKCVSLSSPGPHVFVIVLSLGRFTKEENDTMQLIKKIFGPKAAQFSIVLFTGGDNLKSKSIEDYVKRSNNAGLKKLISDCGDRFLAFNNNEEHDKSQVIQLFSMIEELKNSNEGRYFTNSMFEEAEMSIKKRMEEIMKEREREIQDQHEKLRAKYETEMEELKKGLEEERRKADEEKIQREKEFRQKEEKLIKAFEEKEKTERQKRVIENQKRSEEEIQERAEYYRKMEEMKREIENQRSQYEKQQREREEEDRKREEKYRRDQEKMRNENECAMAELKQKQKEETKKRDFVEKRRNEEEEKEKQEWVRKIKEAENDRKEIQEEIKRQQREWEDKNKRQMREREEDERTRKERYEDQLREKQEELEKMRKRFEREREEERQKIEEERRKQRREKEDKEREYERMKTETERHYERLERERKEEWERRKREDDEKQENERKRWKKVIEDLKHEQEEEIVRREREEKERKEREEKARDAMKEKHEIEIRSLMKKHEDEARRQAEELNDLRDGKEELRQMLNKDQKQYELLEKLFQHFKEEKSEEVEKLKKEIEDLKNRWCSVM from the exons TGGGCTTAAGTATTCCAGATTTCAGTCTCCCCAGCA TGAGGATTGTTCTCCTGGGGAAGAACGTGTCAGATAACAGTCGAGTGGGAAACTTCATCTTAGGAACAGATGCGTTTAAGAGTGAAGCTCCTGATGAGAAGATGCTCCATCAGAGCAGTCAGAGAGTTGGAGGAAAACTAAAGAAAAGTCACGTGACTGTCATCATCAATTCTCAGGTGTTCCAGCCAAACATCTCAGATCATCAGATCACACAGAcggtgagagagtgtgtgaatcTGTTTGATCCAGGACCTCATGCCTTTATACTCATACTGAAGCATAAAGACTTCACCGAGGAGGACCTGAGAAGAGTGAGGTGTGTGCTAAAAGAGTTCAGTGAAGAAGCCATTAAACACACTATAGTGCTCACGACTGATGAAGAGACACATGGTGGTCAACAGGCTTCTGTGAAAGTTAATGAATTCATTCAACAGTTAACTGAAGAGTGTGGAGGAGGACACCTTCAGTTTAAGGATAAAAAAACAATCCGCTCACAGATTTTCAAAAGAGTTAAGAATGCACTGAAGATAAAATATCATCCTGAGACAATGGAAGAAACACCAAAGATCGCCTCATCAGTGGACGCAGAAGACAGCGGATCCATGGATTCTGATCTCTCAGAGGATGAAAATATTGATGAGAGCCATAAagagaaaaaggaagaaagaagaaCGCGCGGTTTACCTAAGTTCCCAAACCCTT TTAGCAGGAGAGAGCGAAGTCCATCTACGGATATTCGTCCTGATA TGTCTAAGCTGAATCTGGTTGTGTGTGGGAGGGACGAGACATTAAAATCCTCCATATCAGACCTGATCCTACAGCAGACAGTCAGAAGATCAGAGTGTGTGAGGAGAGAGGTGAAGATTCATGGCCGTCTGATCAGTCTGCTGGAGCTTCCAGCTCTGACTCGTCTCTCAGAAGAGGAAGTGATGCGTCAGACTCTcagctgtctgtctctctgtcatccTGGAGTTCATGCTTTCCTCCTCATTGTTCCTGTTGGTCCACTTATTAATGAAGACAAAGCAGAAATAGAGAAGATCCAGAAGATATTTGGCTCCAAAGAGCATTTTGTTCTGCTCTTTGCCACTAGTCTCTCTGTTGAAGGACTTGCAGAAGCTTTTGTCAAGTTCAACACAGAATCTCAGAGGTTAATCAGTCTCTATGGAGGTCAGTACAAAGTGATGGGGTTAAAGGAACCTGAAAACTCCAGACAGATCCCAGAACTACTGGATTATATAGAGAACATGAAGAATGAACCCTATTCACCTCAGATGTATGTGAAAACACAAGAGAACAAAGTCAGACATGAACTGGAAGAACAACACAAGAAAGAACTGGAGGAAATGGAAAATGAGATCAAAGAATTAAAGCAGAAGATTCAGACAG gagCTGGAGATGAACAAGATGAGGATTGTCGGAGGATCGTGCTGATCGGGAGGACAGGAAGTGGAAAGAGTGCAACAGGAAACACTATTCTGGGAAGAGAGGAGTTTGAAAGTGACTTAATTTCAGATTCAGTGACCACTGTTTGTCAGAAGGGAGTTGGAGAAGTCAATGGTCGATCAGTAGCTGTTATCGATACTCCTGGTATCTTTGACACAACACTGCCAGATGAGCAAGTAGCAGAAGAAATAGTGAAATGTGTTTCACTCTCGTCTCCTGGACCTCATGTGTTTGTCATTGTGTTGAGTTTGGGAAGATTCACCAAAGAGGAGAATGATACTATGCAACTGATAAAAAAGATCTTCGGTCCAAAAGCTGCTCAGTTCAGCATCGTTCTGTTCACTGGAGGAGACAATCTTAAGAGTAAATCTATAGAGGATTATGTGAAGAGAAGTAACAATGCAGGACTCAAGAAACTGATCAGTGATTGTGGAGACAGATTCCTGGCtttcaataataatgaagaacACGACAAAAGTCAAGTGATTCAGCTGTTCAGCATGATAGAAGAGCTGAAGAACAGTAATGAGGGTCGATACTTCACTAACAGCATGTTTGAGGAGGCTGAGATGTCCATTAAGAAGAGAATGGAGGAaataatgaaagagagagagagagaaattcagGATCAACATGAGAAACTGAGAGCCAAATATGAGACAGAAATGGAAGAGCTCAAGAAGGGACTTGAGGAAGAGAGAAGAAAAGCAGATGAGGAAAAAATACAAAGAGAGAAGGAGTTCAGACAAAAGGAGGAGAAACTGATAAAAGCGTTTgaggaaaaagagaaaacagaGCGACAAAAACGTGTGATTGAAAACCAGAAACGATCAGAAGAAGAAATACAGGAAAGAGCTGAATATTATAGAAAAATGgaagagatgaagagagagatTGAAAACCAGAGATCACAGTATGAGAAACagcaaagagaaagagaagaagaagatagaaagagagaagagaaataCAGACGAGATCAAGAAAAGATGAGAAATGAGAATGAATGTGCCATGGCCgaattaaaacagaaacaaaaagaagaaactaAAAAGAGAGATTTCGTGGAGAAAAGGAGGAatgaagaagaagagaaagagaaacaagaATGGGTGAGAAAAATAAAAGAGGCTGAAAATGACAGAAAAGAGATTCAAGAGGAAATTAAAAGACAGCAGAGAGAATGGGAGGATAAAAATAAACGACAGATGAGAGAACGAGAGGAAGATGAAAGAACGAGAAAAGAGAGATATGAGGATCAACTGAGAGAAAAACAAGAAGAACTGGAGAAAATGAGAAAGAgatttgaaagagagagagaagaagaacgACAGAAGATTGAGGAGGAGAGACGGAAacagagaagagagaaagaagatAAAGAGAGAGAATATGAACGAATGAAAACTGAAACGGAAAGACATTATGAAAGACTagagcgagagagaaaagaggagtgGGAGAGAAGAAAAAGAGAGGATGATGAGAAACAAGAAAACGAGAGAAAGAGATGGAAGAAAGTGATTGAAGATCTGAAACATGAACAAGAAGAAGAGATTGtgcggagagaaagagaggagaaggAGAGAAAGGAAAGAGAAGAGAAAGCGCGAGATGCAATGAAAGAGAAACATGAGATAGAAATAAGATCCTTGATGAAGAAACATGAAGATGAAGCCAGAAGACAAGCAGAAGAACTGAATGATCTGAGAGATGGAAAAGAGGAGCTCAGACAGATGCTGAATAAGGATCAAAAACAGTATGAATTACTGGAAAAACTCTTTCAACATTTCAAAGAAGAGAAAAGTGAGGAAGTGGAAAAACTAAAAAAGGAGATTGAGGATTTAAAAAATAGATGGTGTTCTGTTATGTGA